One window from the genome of Heptranchias perlo isolate sHepPer1 chromosome 22, sHepPer1.hap1, whole genome shotgun sequence encodes:
- the LOC137340863 gene encoding somatostatin receptor type 5-like has protein sequence MEPLKISTVPVWETSTEKINVSSFSNESGNWTNREPFMTGVSTILLPVIYFIVCAIGLSGNTLVIYVVLRYAKMKTVTNIYILNLAVADELFMLGLPFIATQNALSYWPFGSFMCRLVLTVDGINQFTSIFCLTVMSVDRYLAVVHPIKSTKWRRPRIAKVINASVWTSSIVVVLPVIIYSDVQVGMNTCNINWPEPKAVWSTAFIIYTAVLGFFGPLLIICLCYLLIIIKVKSSGLRVGSTKRRKSERKVTRMVIIIVVVFVICWLPFYILNIINLIFILPEEPVSVGIYFFGVVLSYANSCANPILYGFLSDNFKKSFQKVLCSCKSNGIEDATEQRQERSRFPDTCMTQRLAEPNGCIQTSQV, from the coding sequence ATGGAGCCTCTAAAGATATCCACTGTCCCCGTTTGGGAAACAAGCACTGAGAAGATCAATGTATCATCATTTAGTAACGAATCGGGCAATTGGACCAATAGGGAGCCATTTATGACTGGTGTGAGCACCATTCTGCTTCCTGTGATTTATTTCATTGTATGTGCAATAGGACTCAGCGGCAACACTCTAGTCATCTATGTCGTTCTGCGCTACGCCAAGATGAAGACAGTAACCAATATCTATATCTTGAACCTAGCTGTGGCAGACGAACTCTTTATGCTTGGACTGCCGTTTATTGCCACCCAAAATGCCTTGTCCTATTGGCCGTTTGGATCTTTTATGTGCAGACTGGTTTTGACCGTCGATGGCATCAACCAGTTCACCAGCATCTTCTGCCTGACTGTGATGAGCGTTGATCGATACCTTGCAGTCGTACATCCCATCAAATCCACCAAATGGCGCAGGCCCCGGATAGCCAAGGTGATCAACGCCTCAGTGTGGACATCATCCATCGTGGTCGTTCTTCCGGTTATCATATATTCTGATGTCCAAGTTGGCATGAACACTTGTAACATCAATTGGCCAGAGCCCAAGGCAGTTTGGTCCACGGCTTTTATCATATACACAGCAGTCCTGGGCTTTTTTGGCCCGCTATTAATAATATGCCTCTGTTACCTACTGATTATAATCAAAGTCAAGTCATCTGGTTTACGTGTTGGATCAACCAAGCGACGAAAGTCCGAGAGAAAGGTTACCAGAATGGTGATCATCATTGTAGTTGTATTTGTGATTTGCTGGCTCCCGTTTTACATCCTAAATATTATTAATTTAATTTTCATTTTGCCGGAGGAACCTGTTTCTGTGGGAATATATTTCTTTGGGGTGGTCCTTTCATACGCCAATAGTTGCGCCAACCCCATACTCTACGGGTTCCTGTCAGACAACTTCAAGAAAAGTTTCCAGAAAGTTCTGTGCTCATGCAAGTCCAACGGCATTGAGGATGCAACTGAACAGAGGCAAGAAAGGAGTCGATTTCCAGATACATGCATGACACAGAGATTGGCTGAACCCAACGGCTGCATACAAACCAGTCAGGTTTAA